In the genome of Anthonomus grandis grandis chromosome 15, icAntGran1.3, whole genome shotgun sequence, the window CATGATAATTCGAAATTTACATAATTGTACTAAATTCTTCTATTAAATATCTCAATAGGTGTTGATCTTTAAGTCTTTTGCATAACTGATTATAAAAGTCCAGACAGATCAATAAATTTAGAGGCTCCTCCTCGTTTGCACCTATGAAGACCGTATCATCTGCATATCGAAGGTTAGAGCAATATAGAGGTATAATAAGTATAGATTCTCGATCCATATTTCTCCGATAGGACGTTCTCTATTTTCATCAAAGCGCATTTCTTCAAACAGTATTCTAATATGAGTTGGTGCTCTTATCTTCTGCAGTATATTCCATACTTTAAACATTGAACATTGTCAAAAGCCTTCATATAGTCCACGAAAGATCGGTTAGATTGATCTCTGAACAAAACTCCAGTGAAGTTCCTTTTTTAACTTACGACTTTGATATGTTATTGTAAGTGAATCCATTGAAGTGTGCACGTAAGACCTGAGTTTGCCCGACCGGTATATCTCTATTGGTTGtgtcatatttaatattgttaGTTCTGTGACCTATTAAAAATCCTGCTTCTTGAGGGTCAATCAGTCGATGGTTCCTGCAGTACGTTACCCTATACATATTTgacttaatttttcaaattaaacaatttttaccaccttacttttttatgttttttatgaatataaataaagatgCGCTTATAAAATTGCACAcatcacaaataaaaaatcgcATACAAAATAATGAttcttaaatgttaaaaataaacatcaaaAGTCTTACAACTAAAAAGAGCGTGAACATATTTACAGAGTGATCCGAAAAAGTCTTGAAGAAACATGAGTGATTATTAAGAGAACTTGTACACAGCTACGGTTACTTAAAAACAGACTTATTCAACTTTTTAGCACATGCCATGCCATGAGTATTAGTTACATAACAGCGACACACTATGACGTCGGCCCCATAGTGTTGGATAATGAAGAATCGATCTTCAATACTCCTGATTTTCATCGTAAACATCATAACCCACCTGTTGCACCTGTTGTCTGTAGGTCGCCTGATTTTGTGGCTGAAGTTGCTGTAGACTTACTGTGGGAACTTGTTTTTGCTGTTGGGCTGTATGCACGTACGGCTGTATCCTTTGGTTGAACGAGAACTGACCCTCCGATTGCGGTAACGTTTGGTACAGCTGGTTCTTGTATTGACCTTAAAGGAAAATTTGCTGATTGATTTAAGTTGAAGTGAATGTACTCgatagaagaagaaaaaaataagttatcgAAGGTTGTACTTTATACGACCGGTATAGAACGTCCTTCTTATGGGTGTTACAATACAAACTGACGTGGAAcatgaattttttattcttaatgcATATTACAATAAAGCCGTCAACtagttaagaaaagtaaaattttaggacgattcaaggcgtgcctggaccatgaaatgtgatagaaactaaaaaatgcactttCTGATTTTTAAACTCATCTGAAAcccatgaatccttgacgatcactatgaaaaaGTGCTTTGCGTCTCTAATGGAtttaactacttaagaaaagtgaaatttcaagatgattcaaggcatgcctggaccatgaaatgaggtagaatccaaaaaatgcactttttacccatttTCTGACCTTTAAACATAACTGAGAACCACGAGTCtgtgacgatcactatgaaaaagtgctttacgtctctagtgggttcaactacttaagaaaagtgaaattttaagatgattcaaggcgtgcctggaccatgaaatgaggtagaatccaaaaaatgcactttttagcCATTTTCTGACCTTTAAACATAACTGAGAACCACGAGTCtgtgacgatcgctatgaaatgaggCTTCACGTCTCTAATGGGTTTAACtacataagaaaagtaaaattttaagtcaattcaaggcgtgcctggaccatgaaatgcggtagaattcaaaaaaatgcactttttacccactttttgacctttaaacccatctgaaaCACATAAGTCcatgacgatcactatgaaaaaGTGCTTTACGTCTTCAATGGGtttaactacttaagaaaagtaaaacttcaagatgattcaaggcgtgcctggaccatgaaatgcggtagaatccaAAGAAATGCACTATTTTACCCACTTTCTGACCTTTAAACCGATCTGAAacccatgaatctttgacgatcactatgaaaaaGTACTATACGTCTTCAATGGGtttaactacttaagaaaagtaaaacttcaagatgattcaaggcgtgcctggaccatgaaatgcggtagaatccaAAGAAATGCACTTTTACCCACTTTCTGACCTTTAAACCGATCTGAAAcccatgaatccttgacgatcacTTAAAAAAGTGCTTTGCATCTCTAATGGAtttaactacttaagaaaagtgaaatttcaagacgattcaaggcgtgcctagaccatgaaatgcggtagaatccaaaaaaaatcacttttcatTAACTTTCTGATCTTTAAACCCTTCTGAAAcccatgaatccttgacgatcactatgaaacaGTACTATACGTCTTTAATGGGTTTAACgacttaagaaaagtaaaacttcaagatgattcaaggcgtgcctggaccatgaaatgtggtagaaacccaaaaatgccctttttacccactttctgacctttaaacccatctgaaaCCCATAAATCCTTGACGATTACTATGAAAAAGtgctttacgtctctagtgGATTTTactacttaagaaaaataaaatttcaagatgattcaatgCCTACCTGTACCATGAAATGCAGTAGAATCCAAAAAAATGCCCTATTTAACCTATTTTTCAGCACTTTAATGCATTTTAAACACATACCTGTTGTTGGGTCATAAACTAAAGCAGAGTTATATATTTGGCCAACATTCGCTTTTCCTGCAGTCGGACTCAAAAAGTTGTTCTCCTGTTGGAATCTCTGGAATTCGGCATCGAAATCGATCTGAAAATAAGCCGCTTTTGATACTAAACCACGCCAACCACTGAAAAACACTTACCGCCTTATTAGGAGCTGGCGTGGGTGCCACATTCTTGGGGGTATACAATAGGGCCGGCCTTGGAGTAACTGATACAGACTGCTGAGGTCTATATGTGGTTGCCGGAAGCTGAGCTCTTGTAGGAATAGTTGGTGCTGCCGTTTGCAACACTGGTCTCGGGGTAATCGTTATTGGTTGAACGTGTTGCCTTAAAAATACGTTCATTACCTCTAAATCTCAAAGTAAACAATTATAGATAGTTCTCACCTATATAAGGTAGACACTGGAGTACTCGAGGGTACCGGTGCTTGCGGTCTAGGACGATACTCAATCTGTTGCTCAGGCTCTACATATTGCGGTCTCGAGATGTATTGAGGCCTGCTTCTTACAGGCTAAAACGAAGTAAACATGATAAACACAGTTATTGAGTTGTGACTCTATAGAAGGAGGAAAGTtgcactcaagtgcctggaagaatattttaatttaacttccaggcagttggccTATGATAAACACAGTTATTGAGTTGTGACTCTTTATAAAAGGAGGGAAGTtgcactcaagtgcctggaagaatatttcaatttactttcaggcagttggcCTATGATAAACAGAGTTATTGAGTTGTGACTCTTCATAGAAGGAGGGTAGTTACActcgagtgcctggaagaatattttaaattacttccaggcagttgagtgcaatTAACCGTGTCACCGAGAGAAAAGGATgcacctcaactgcctggaagaataattaaatttacttgaaGGCCTTACGTCATacaaattttcttaaacctgCTTGTCACGTAACATTTACTAAGAGTCCTCTCCATTTTATACTCACAGTTGGAGTGGGCCGCAAAATTTGTTCAGGCTCAGGCTGTTCCTCCTCGGTTTGCTcgtatttattttggaaaagtGTCACTGGTTTGGGTGCGACTGTGCTCACCGGCCTTGGGATCGGTCTGATTGGCCTACTAGGGTAGTTAGCAGGGATGCTTTCGGGCCTGATTGGCCTACTGGGGTAGTTGGCCGGGATATTTTCAGGACCATCACTCtctataatcaaaaaaaattaataaaaccgaCTCAAATTTAACCCGAAAAACTCACCGGGTGCCTCATCTTCTTCCTCCTCTTTGGGAGCGTTAGGATCGCAAGGATTTCCGGAAACATAGTTAAACTCTCTTTTGTTACCGTCCGGGTCTATGTAGCCGTATTTACCGCGAACCACACAGTCGGTACCTCTGGTTTCTTCCTTGAAACTACCGTCGGCTGCTTCGTAGCCGAACGTGAAGGAGCCGTCATCGTTCACTTTGTTATAGTTCCTAAAAAATTGTGTAATAGGACAAACTCAGCTCGTAGCAGTAGTAAGTATTGTTTTTTGTAGTAACCATTGATTTTTTGTTGCATTCTAATGCATGTCTTACCTAATGGTCTGTACTGGTGGATCTTTGGGAACCTCCTTTACCCGTTGGGCTACGTACTGGGGCTTGGCAGAACCTCTTGGGTTGTAGCCTTCATCTTGTCGTCTTGAAGATGGATTTTGCTGGCCATATAGGCCGTTGTATTGGTCAGCAGATGATACTAAACATTTCATTTCTTAGTTATTTGCATAACATTTCTTAGTTATTAAGCAGACCGATGAGGGTGAGGAGTTCTCGAATTATTAAGATGGATCTGTGTAAAAGGTGCTTACCTAAAACAACCCTTTGCCTATTATCAACGCTTTCTTGTGGTTCCGCAGCATAATACTGAATACTTTCGTCGGCTTCCTCTTGTGGTAGTAGTCGTGGCTGGACTCTTATTTTCCTAGCATGTATTTCTGCGACAAATACAATTCCTGTTATAAGGAAAGGCAGCCACTGAAACAAATCATAGAATATATGAATATGTCACGCTTGATCAacgtttatttagtttatactaCATAAACTAGAGCTAGTGAAAGCATTAATTATTATCGACCTAACAAACatcaaataaatacttttcCTGGTATTAAATTCCGCATGCAAAAACGAACGCTATAGGAATAACTGATACACTTTCGTTTTCCAACGTTAAAGGATCATACGCAATTAAACAATATCAGGTAAAAGTTGGCAGTGCAAATTATACATTACAAAGGTAtgttgttaagaaaaaaaaagaaacataacaCATCCGCTTTAATTAGTCATTTTAATTGGAGTGTGTGGGTTGCAGTAATAAGCCGTTAATTTGTTTTCTATTAATAAACAAtaggattatttatttaaatggaaaaatattaacaaatgcAGGGCAGTATTGGGTAATGAGGGTCAGTAGAGTATACATAAGTTTCATAGGACCTGGACCTAACGTTATAGGAGGTGAAAAACTAGGTTTTAAATAcgctaatttttaattatttatattaaccAGTCTGTTCTTTCTTAAACAGTTTTCCAATATAAAGACGGATTTTTAACAACTAAGTCgtcaattccccaacctgtataagATTAgttatacaggttggagaattgAGGATATAAAAATAACACTCGCCTAAAAAGCAACATAAAAATGCCAATACGAAGGTCGCCTACGAGGCGTGACGTCACTTGTTAGTTATTCGTGATTTCATATCCAGAATCGAGTGTTAATGCTGGCTAATCATATTGTTTTCGCTACAATTGtcgtgttttatttaaatttatttatatagtttcaactgtaaaaattaaattattcgaGGAGGTTGATGCTGTTGTcgttcatttttcttttaattgcctggaagagtttTTGGAAAATATCAATTTGTTAAGGATTTATATATTTCAAAGCATTTAACGTATGGTTCTAACTTTTCCGAGTAACTGAGGTAAATGTCCCAcgtattaaaagaaaatgatcattttacagaatttgttaaatttttctaaaaaatatatatttttttaaatccttccATAAAATTAAGACCATTTAGTCACTCcctaattattcaaaaaacaaCTCGAACTGTGGTGATAGTTCGGATTGTTCCCTATGTTTGATCATGTTACTTGGGggcctatgggttagacgcacgcctgtgaatctaaaggttgctggatcgttcccTACTggtgaaattttacttttttatttttttaagcataattttttatctatggtgggaattgttaacttaacctagcttttcttttgttagttgtaatgtgatctgtgtaggcctaggtaatgagttttatgagcgttctttttgtgaaaaataactTCATGTATTTTtcaggcctgatgatgctccgataggagcgaaacacgtgtagcttttaaaaaaattatatggatttgatgagaccgtgactttgttttgttttcgttttgtctcttagagaaaaatggatgatacgtttctattatCGTACCAAGACGCCGACCAATGAGCAATACGAGCCGTGACGTCACTTGTTAGTTATTTTTTCCTATGTTGGCATCAAGCGCTCAGTAATCGCGGTATTTGCACGATagtatatgtttaatttaaaaaaaaaatacttaggctatttttttgtttatgctttatgatgattttaattaaaaaacgaacGAAGAAATTgccaaatacctggaataaaatggaaaataactGCAAAACCTGTTTTAATAAACACTAGaattaaacaagaaaagaaACCGTGTTTCAACTGCCTTGCAGACCTTATTCAActggataatttaaaaatggctTCATATAGACCTGGAAGAAATACATCATGTTTTAAGTTCCCTAAAGGAAAGCCTTCAGACAGGGAGTTTAAAGAAATTGACtcaaaaaaatgccaaatacttggaataaaatgaaaaattattcttaatgtCTTAGTGTCTTaatgtctttaaaaatatttagaaaaattataatttttttttcaatatatggGACATTTACCTCAATTACTCGGAAAAGTTAGAAGCATACGTTAAAGGCTTTGAAACATGAAAATCCTTAACaaattgataattttcaaaaactattccaggcagttgaaagaaaaattacCGAAAAAagccccaactgcctggaataattgaatttttacagTTGAAACTATAAacagtttaaataaaacacgACAATTATCGTGAAAACAGTATGATTAGCCAGCATTCACACTCGATTCTGGATATAAAATAACGAATAACTAACAAGTGACGTCACGACTCGTAGACGACCGTCGTATTggcgtttttatttttgttccttTTAAGGCGAGTGTTATTTTGATATCTTCAATTCCCCAATCCGTATAACTGATcttatacaggttggggaattagTTTGTAAAAGTCTGTCGTTATATTggaaaactgtttaaaaaagaacaggctgtttaaaagaaataattagaaattagTGTGTTTAAAAGTCGGTCTTAGATATTTCGGgttattttctattttgttgCACGCATTTGTgtgataaaagtcatttggttCTTTCATGTATTTACATTAATTGTAAAATGTTTAGGGGtgatttttattctatttatagtttttatatcttgaaaattattaaatgatttaatatgTCATTAAACACGGACGTTAAGgacattttaaagtaatttttcatatctTTCATAGATTTAAAGTCATTTATCACATATTAAAGACTTTTGCTATAAGTTTCGATTTTATCGCAGGAATTTGATCTTCTTGGGATTTAAATCCAAGTGtgcatttatttcattattcgttcaagacattaatttttattttattccaggcatttgaagtcatttcccatttttttaaatcaatttgtgAGCGTCTTTATATCTGTTGCTTTTTGAATGATTGAGGAGTGAATAAATGGTCTCAATTTCATggaaggatttaaaaaaatataaattttttagaaaaattttaaaaaatctgtaaaataatgattttcttttaatatgtgGAACATTGACCTTAATTACTCGAAAAAGTTAGAAGCATACGTTAAATGCTTTGACATATGAAAATCCTTaacaaattgatatttttcaaaaactcttccaggcagttgaaagaaaAATGACCGAAAAtagcctcaactgcctggaataattgaatttttacagTTGAAACTATAAacagtttaaataaaacacgACAATTGTCGTGAAAACAGTATGATTAGCCAGCATTCACACTCGATTCTGGATATAAAATAACGAATAACTAACAAGTGACGTCACGACTCGTAGACGACCGTCGTATTggcgtttttatttttgtttcttttaaggCGAGTGTTATTTTGATATCTTCAATTCCCCAATCCGTATAACTGATcttatacaggttggggaattagTTTGTAAAAGTCTGTCGTTATATTggaaaactgtttaaaaaagaacaggctgtttaaaagaaataattagaaattagTGTGTTTAAAAGTCGGTCTTAGATATTTCGGgttattttctattttgttgCACGCATTTGTgtgataaaagtcatttggttCTTTCATGTATTTACATTAATTGTAAAATGTTTAGGGGtgatttttattctatttatagtttttatatcttgaaaattattaaatgatttaatatgTCATTAAACACGGACGTTAAGgacattttaaagtaatttttcatatctTTCATAGATTTAAAGTCATTTATCACATATTCCAGACTTTTGCTATAAGTTTCGATTTTATCGCAGGAATTTGATCTTCTTGGGATTTAAATCCAAGTGtgcatttatttcattattcgtTAAAGACattaagagtaattttttattttattccaggcatttgaagtcatttccaatttttttgaatCAATTTCTTTTAACTCCTTGTCTGAAAGTATTCCTTTAGGGaacttaaaacatgattttgttttcttgtttGCTTCTACTGTTTAATAAACATGTTTTGCagttattttccattttattccaggtatttgccAATTTCTTCGTtcgttttttgattaaaatcaTCATAAAgcttaaacataaaaatagcttatgtattttttttaatcgaacaCACACAATCGTGCAAATACCACGATTACTGAGCGCTTGATGCCAACTTAAGAAAACTAACTAACAAGTGACGTCACGGCCTGTATTGCTCTACTGACCGGCGTCTTGGTGTAAGTTTTACGAATTCAAACTTTAAATTATGAAAGGATGTATTGAAAAACGTGTTTCGGTTATTGGAAAGGCTATTAAAAGATGGTCTTTTTTATGTAACAATTCCGTTAAGATTAGAAAATTCACGAAAATATTCATACGGTAGTGCTCCTCTTCAGAGACTGGATTAGAGAAAAACCTTGTTTTATGGTAAATAAGCAACAAATAATCCTAAATTTATCATCTGTTATTTTAggttatacataaatataacttgAACCGTTGGTGTGACGTCAAAAGTCAGTTCGAGACGTTCCAGTTCGGGAAAAATGCTCGAAAACTGCCGTGTGGGCGTCTTTATATCTGTTGCTTTTTGAATTATTGAGAAGTGAATAAATGGTCTCAATTTCAtggaatgatttaaaaaaatatatactttttagaaaaattaaaaaaattctgtaaaataatgattttcttttaatatgtgGAACATTGACCTCAATTACTCGAAAAAGTATGAAAATCCTTaacaaattgatatttttcaaaaactattccaggcagttgaacgaaaaatgaccgAAAAtagcctcaactgcctggaataatttaatttttacagttGAAACTACAACTGGTTTAAATGAAACACGACAATTGTCGTGAAAACAGTATGATTAGCCAGGATTCACACTCGATTCTGGATATAAAATAACGGATAACTAACAAGTGACGTCACGCCTCGTAGACGACCTTCGTATTGGCGTTTAAGGTGAGTGTTATTTTGATATcttcaattccccaacctgtataacTGATCTtgtacaggttggggaattagTTCGTAAAAATCTGTCGTTATATTGGAAAACTGTTTAAGAAAGAACAGGCtgtttaatagaaataattagaaattagcgtatttaaaacttgttttcaGATATTTCTggttattttctattttattgcaGGCATTTGTGCAATAAAAGTCATTTTGTCATTTGTTCAATTCTAAAATGTTCAAGGgtgattttttattctatttatagtttttatatctaGAAAATTATTAAGAGATTTAATATGTCATTAAACTCGAACGTTTTACAgtaatttttcatatcttcATAGATTTTAAGTCATTTATCACATATCCCAGACTTTTGGCTCGAAttccaattttatttcagggatttaaactttttttaaatatcttcttGGCACATGTGTTTGTACGCCTTCAAACTCATTTATTTAGCATTGAAAGTCATATTACTCTAGGtatttgacaatttctttaaacaattttaaaattacgtttagatacattatttttttttattaaaatcatccGTAAGTTTagacaataaataatttcaataaaacttGTAACTTTCATGAAAACAGCCTGATTCACCCTTGATTCTAGATAAAAAATAACGGATAACTAACAAGTGACGTCACTCCCTTTATCGGTTTATGCTAAAACAAGCCtactttaaaagaatttattgaaaaatgttttttttttggtcatttAATAGGCTTATtagaaaaaagcattttttcacGCAAAAACCAGATTCATTGGTGCTTCACAGTGATACTTCGTATTCAgctaattaaagaaaattaccgCATTTGCCTAGAGCTAATTAGTCACCATAAGAcagctatttaaatttaataacctcAATTATATTAGCCATTGTTAACAAAATGTTCCTTTTATCTAACCGTtccttttacaaaaatttaacaCAACACTCTCTCGTGTTTTGTAGTTAGCCACCACGTAATGAGACCGTGcgaaattttttgttaataaagaaacTGTTGaggctattttttaaaatgacgcTTTATGATTTTTATCGTATTTAAACGACTGTTTGtctattcaatttaaaattaggcAAATCTAACCTCTAGTTAGGGAGTTAGAAATATGTGATAGATGACGTAAATttcctggaagatataaaaaatttccTTCCAAAATACatgtactaaataaatatatacaaaactgggtacaaaagacCTAAATGTACCTGCtcaaatttcttatactaaaagtaaaaaaagtaataaaaacagtcaaaaacattaacacaatgtttaaaaagtcataaaaaattttatagaaatttagcgATACAAAATACAGCTATTCTACAtcgtaaaaaatctaataattagCTAGTGCGTGCatgatattcaaaaattaatattaaaaaaaaatcatctactgcatataaagctctctccagtaaatatgatttcaaagcattgcgaaatcgagaaaaagatgtcaatgatttaatttccaaaagcAGATGATTGTGCCCTTGGGATTGGCACATAAAGATGTTTTGTCCTTTGTTGAAACCATTATTTGAATacctatttatttacattagAGAATGCTTTACATAGATTAGATGTATGTAGTAGTCTCTGGTACAAGGCAAATACTCAACTAGATTGAGCTCTATGACAGTAGTTAGTTAAAAGTAAAGCAACCCTGGTTATTTATAATCAAAAGTATTGATAAAATTCACGCAATATCTTGTTAAAGATGTCATTTTCACAGCTTATGTTCTATCGCGTTTTGGTTAAATTACCTCGTTTGTTTAACCGTTGGGAAAAACAAATTAGGCTGTACTTACACGAACCTATATTCTAGTCATTATAGATCCAGTGAATGAATGAAAATTTCCAACACACTGGATTTCATAACCAGACCaaataacataaaacaaaaCAGGAAAAGTTCTAGGACAGGACCCTCGACCAAACTAGTCCCCATCCTAGTTGtatcataattttaaaagaacccCTAtaatactcaaaagtatcctataatatcaaaagtctttaaaatatcaaagtacAAACCTTATCATAATGATCCAATTTTATTAGTTAGGTCGACATTCTTGGTCTAAATTGTTGTACAATGCAATATTTCATAACGGAGGAAAGCTATTAAGATCATGGCTGGTCTGTGTTTTAGTAAAGATTTCAGTCAAGTAGCTTTTACTcattatgaataaatataataaacaaattttaaacgaCATTTTCTTCTTTCTAGCGAAAATATACTacggtttaataaaacaatcCGAAAACGTGAGTTGCCCAACATGCATACGCCTAAATAACCAGTACGTCTTGTGACATGCTCTGCTGAACCCGTAGAAAGTAATATGATATTGTTTTGAGTCAAgtttgttttttactgtttttttagcTTAAAGGTAATAGGGTAAATTTGCACAAGATAGGCGGCACCgctttgttttgttgttgtttctCTGATATTACATAATATGTGCAAGTAATTTCATGGATTATGcttattactaaaaaattggGTTAGGAATCGGTCACTGTATATTTAGAATtacattttctataaataaatatgaattataataataataataaaaactttattttcacaatttaagttagatttagaaataattatttcctaaacaTAATAATTGTACTATTGTGAAAAGAGGCGAAGTCCAGATGTAGAATAGGTTTATCTACCCTAGTACTATAGTACCTTAGTTCAAGAGAAAAATCTTACaagacataaataaatttatattataaatagggcatatattttaaaatagcaaatagAAAGGAgagtgatttaaaaagtttgaagttttattataagcatatttttattactcAACTCTCCTgctggaaataataattaaggattttatgtttaaatattcgTGGTTCCAAAATCTCGTTCATAAATAGATGTTCGATGTAGAGGAGGTGTTAACAAACCTTTAAATCTAATTATATTATGTACGTGCGATCTATAGATAATTGTATTATAAAGATATATAAGTGTCTTATAAAATAATCACCTATTATAAAAAGATGCACAGTGCACTGTACGCCTGGTTTCCATTCTAAGCCAGTTTGTTTCAGAGAGTTTTGAACTTTTTGTATACGTTTCTTTTGAATTTCTGTCAAGCAGTTTCCATAACCGACATTTCCATAGTCACAGATAGAACGACTGCGTtacataaaattcttttaaatttttgcgaTAGAACGTGTCGATTGCTATATAATAATTCAAGTCTAAGAAGTAAGaccaagattttttatattttcctttatttctaCGTCGTTTCTAAGACACGTCACATACGCtaacattaatttgatttttaataatttgcacATCATTTTTAGGAGCAAATATTAACaaacataataatatgtaataaaaatttaattaaaggaGTTAAACGA includes:
- the LOC126745124 gene encoding TOX high mobility group box family member 3-like codes for the protein MKMISSTGWLPFLITGIVFVAEIHARKIRVQPRLLPQEEADESIQYYAAEPQESVDNRQRVVLVSSADQYNGLYGQQNPSSRRQDEGYNPRGSAKPQYVAQRVKEVPKDPPVQTIRNYNKVNDDGSFTFGYEAADGSFKEETRGTDCVVRGKYGYIDPDGNKREFNYVSGNPCDPNAPKEEEEDEAPESDGPENIPANYPSRPIRPESIPANYPSRPIRPIPRPVSTVAPKPVTLFQNKYEQTEEEQPEPEQILRPTPTPVRSRPQYISRPQYVEPEQQIEYRPRPQAPVPSSTPVSTLYRQHVQPITITPRPVLQTAAPTIPTRAQLPATTYRPQQSVSVTPRPALLYTPKNVAPTPAPNKAIDFDAEFQRFQQENNFLSPTAGKANVGQIYNSALVYDPTTGQYKNQLYQTLPQSEGQFSFNQRIQPYVHTAQQQKQVPTVSLQQLQPQNQATYRQQVQQINPQAAYHAQQAELQFQNSAQLYAQQQKAREQQQQQRQYVQSTTVTPAVYYIQPSADTTGALGAGQIDAFLRGHNIRF